A genomic stretch from Enterobacter oligotrophicus includes:
- a CDS encoding TIGR04255 family protein, producing MTRKLPTRLRKDLLVGVIFEMRFESVVPLSSILPGLLFNHMPGATITKTPVSEIPESIRNTDPNFIYAPLVILETEKFQVHIGDKVLQLIYNVPYEGWDKFKFAIMDVYRKVINYSLINRVVRFSLKYIDIIEPENCSSLDKMLNVNLSMGNFRLDFNTSQARTEIFNADSVVVIQMAGSAKAEFANPSIKSREGFLIDVDCIRNVISKDLASFESELSSGLDELHMITKEYFFSFLTDEALELLGAEYD from the coding sequence ATGACCAGAAAACTTCCTACACGGTTAAGGAAAGACCTATTAGTAGGTGTTATATTTGAAATGAGATTTGAAAGCGTTGTACCGCTTTCGAGTATTTTACCCGGCTTGCTATTTAATCACATGCCAGGGGCTACTATCACCAAAACACCTGTTTCTGAAATACCAGAAAGTATTAGAAATACTGATCCTAATTTTATTTATGCTCCATTAGTTATTCTTGAAACTGAAAAATTTCAGGTTCACATTGGTGATAAGGTTTTACAGCTAATCTACAATGTTCCTTATGAAGGATGGGATAAGTTCAAATTTGCTATAATGGATGTTTACAGAAAGGTTATAAATTACTCACTTATAAATAGAGTAGTAAGGTTCTCATTGAAGTATATAGATATTATCGAACCTGAAAATTGTTCTTCGCTTGATAAAATGTTGAATGTCAATTTATCAATGGGTAACTTTAGATTGGATTTTAATACATCTCAAGCAAGGACCGAGATATTCAATGCTGATAGTGTTGTTGTCATTCAAATGGCTGGAAGTGCTAAAGCAGAATTTGCAAACCCTTCAATCAAAAGTAGGGAAGGTTTCCTTATTGATGTCGATTGTATTAGGAATGTAATTTCAAAAGACTTGGCTTCATTTGAAAGTGAATTGTCAAGTGGACTTGATGAATTACATATGATAACTAAGGAATATTTCTTTTCATTCTTAACGGATGAAGCGCTGGAGTTATTGGGGGCGGAATATGACTAG